One segment of Nocardia farcinica DNA contains the following:
- a CDS encoding ferritin-like domain-containing protein produces MTDAERQALLDALRAEYAAVYAYGVIAAYASPERAGLIAEHTAAHRARRDATADALRAAGADVPSPDAAYGVPFPVQDPVAAARLAETVETDATVAWRAVVEQGDSEATRRLGVEALTEAALRLAAWQAILGTPSPALPGTV; encoded by the coding sequence ATGACCGACGCCGAACGTCAGGCGTTGCTCGACGCCCTGCGCGCCGAGTACGCCGCCGTCTACGCCTACGGCGTCATCGCCGCCTACGCCTCTCCCGAACGCGCGGGCCTGATCGCCGAGCACACCGCCGCGCACCGCGCCCGCCGCGACGCCACCGCGGACGCGCTGCGCGCCGCGGGCGCGGACGTGCCAAGCCCGGACGCCGCCTACGGTGTCCCGTTCCCGGTGCAGGATCCGGTCGCCGCCGCTCGGCTCGCCGAGACCGTGGAGACCGATGCCACCGTGGCCTGGCGCGCCGTGGTCGAACAGGGCGACAGCGAGGCGACCCGCAGGCTCGGGGTGGAGGCACTCACCGAGGCGGCGCTGCGCCTGGCCGCCTGGCAGGCCATCCTCGGCACCCCGAGCCCGGCGCTACCGGGCACCGTCTGA
- the rimP gene encoding ribosome maturation factor RimP: MPMPTEERVSQLVAGLVERRGFDLEGVEITRAGSRADAQTRVTVVVDSDGAADLDAVAELSSEMSVVLDDTDIFGDSPYLLEVTTPGVDRPLTAPRHWRRAQGRKVRITLRPGAEPPDPGGSAGFEARVGVLDGEQIALVLGGKRNPHRVRVPLADIERAVVQVEFSPPGARELELAGGVAPGRPDPGADRAIAADGAISEETSTAAASDPTEGIEE; the protein is encoded by the coding sequence ATGCCCATGCCGACCGAGGAAAGGGTGAGCCAGCTCGTTGCTGGTCTCGTCGAACGCCGGGGATTCGACCTCGAGGGCGTCGAGATCACCAGGGCAGGCAGCCGCGCGGACGCGCAGACCCGGGTCACGGTCGTCGTGGACAGCGACGGGGCAGCCGACCTGGACGCGGTCGCCGAGCTGAGTTCGGAGATGTCGGTGGTCCTGGACGACACGGACATCTTCGGCGATTCGCCGTATCTGCTCGAGGTCACCACCCCCGGGGTCGACCGGCCGCTCACCGCGCCGCGGCACTGGCGCCGGGCCCAGGGGCGAAAGGTGCGGATCACCCTGCGGCCGGGGGCGGAGCCTCCCGACCCCGGCGGCTCGGCCGGCTTCGAGGCCCGTGTCGGGGTACTCGACGGCGAGCAGATCGCCCTGGTGCTCGGCGGCAAGCGGAATCCGCACCGGGTGCGCGTGCCGCTCGCCGACATCGAGCGGGCGGTCGTGCAGGTGGAGTTCTCCCCGCCGGGGGCCAGGGAACTGGAACTCGCGGGCGGGGTGGCGCCGGGCAGGCCGGATCCCGGTGCCGACCGGGCCATCGCCGCCGACGGGGCGATCAGCGAGGAAACATCGACAGCAGCAGCGTCCGACCCGACCGAAGGGATCGAGGAATGA
- the nusA gene encoding transcription termination factor NusA has product MNIEIEALRAIVADKGISIETVISAIESALLTAYRHTEGHQPNARVDINQRTGAVRVMARELDADGNVISEWDDTPEGFGRIAATTARQVVLQRLRDAENEKSFGEFSTHEGDIVGGVVQRDARANARGTVVVRIGSELHGTEGLIPPAEQVPGETYEHGDRIKCYVVGVSRGPRGPQITLSRTHPNLVRRLFALEVPEIADGSVEIVAVAREAGHRSKIAVRSTVPGVNAKGACIGPMGQRVRNVMSELAGEKIDIIDYADDPATFVGNALSPSKVVSVTIVDPDARAARVVVPDFQLSLAIGKEGQNARLAARLTGWRIDIRSDAAPDVGDGMRTEAHRS; this is encoded by the coding sequence ATGAACATCGAAATCGAAGCCCTGCGCGCGATCGTCGCCGACAAGGGGATCTCGATCGAGACGGTGATCTCCGCGATCGAGTCGGCCCTGCTCACCGCCTACCGGCACACCGAGGGCCACCAGCCCAACGCGCGCGTCGACATCAACCAGCGCACCGGCGCGGTCCGGGTGATGGCGCGCGAGCTCGACGCCGACGGCAACGTCATCTCCGAGTGGGACGACACCCCCGAAGGCTTCGGGCGCATCGCCGCGACCACCGCCCGGCAGGTCGTGTTGCAGCGCCTGCGCGACGCGGAGAACGAGAAGTCCTTCGGCGAGTTCTCCACCCACGAGGGCGACATCGTCGGCGGTGTGGTGCAGCGCGACGCGCGCGCCAACGCCCGCGGCACCGTCGTGGTCCGTATCGGCAGCGAACTGCACGGCACCGAGGGCCTGATCCCGCCCGCCGAGCAGGTGCCGGGCGAGACATACGAGCACGGTGACCGGATCAAGTGCTACGTCGTCGGCGTCTCGCGCGGTCCGCGCGGCCCGCAGATCACGCTCTCGCGCACACACCCCAACCTGGTCCGCCGCCTCTTCGCACTCGAGGTGCCCGAGATCGCCGACGGCTCGGTGGAGATCGTGGCGGTCGCCCGCGAGGCCGGGCATCGCTCCAAGATCGCGGTGCGCTCCACGGTGCCCGGCGTCAACGCCAAGGGCGCCTGCATCGGCCCGATGGGCCAGCGCGTGCGCAACGTGATGAGCGAGCTGGCCGGGGAGAAGATCGACATCATCGACTACGCCGACGACCCGGCGACCTTCGTCGGCAACGCGCTCTCGCCCTCGAAGGTGGTCTCGGTCACCATCGTCGATCCCGACGCCCGCGCGGCGCGGGTGGTGGTCCCGGACTTCCAGCTCTCGCTGGCCATCGGCAAGGAGGGGCAGAACGCGCGGCTCGCGGCCCGGCTCACCGGCTGGCGCATCGACATCCGCAGCGACGCCGCCCCGGACGTGGGCGACGGCATGCGGACGGAGGCGCATCGCAGTTGA
- a CDS encoding YlxR family protein: MGDGFGDHGGAAVEWCQVRHEPSAPLPERTTEHHRTTPRRSEPVRTCIGCRKRESAVDLLRIVARDRDAGDGSRIVVVVPDPRRRLPGRGAWLHPLSACLSQAVRRRAFGRALRVSGHLDISALEQYLENRHEHS; the protein is encoded by the coding sequence ATGGGGGACGGGTTCGGTGATCACGGTGGTGCGGCTGTAGAGTGGTGTCAGGTTCGACACGAGCCTTCGGCGCCGTTGCCCGAACGCACCACCGAGCACCACCGGACGACTCCGCGCCGGTCGGAGCCGGTGCGTACGTGCATCGGATGCCGGAAGCGCGAGTCGGCCGTCGATCTGTTACGGATCGTGGCACGTGATCGGGACGCCGGCGACGGATCCCGTATCGTCGTGGTCGTTCCCGATCCACGGCGCAGACTTCCCGGGAGGGGTGCCTGGTTGCACCCCCTTTCGGCTTGTCTGAGCCAAGCGGTTCGACGCCGAGCATTCGGCAGAGCACTACGAGTGTCCGGACATCTGGATATCTCAGCCCTGGAGCAATACCTCGAGAACAGGCACGAGCACTCATGA
- a CDS encoding DUF503 domain-containing protein: MYLGALEFDILLGDVHSLKEKRSVIRPVLAELQRFGVSVAEAGEHDRYRRTLLGVGMVSPDMSHLTAVLDKCERHVAARPELELLAVRRRVFGPED; this comes from the coding sequence GTGTACCTGGGTGCACTGGAGTTCGACATCCTGCTCGGCGACGTGCACTCGTTGAAGGAGAAGCGGTCGGTCATCCGGCCGGTGCTCGCCGAGTTGCAGCGCTTCGGGGTGAGTGTGGCCGAGGCCGGGGAACACGACCGGTACCGGCGCACGCTGCTGGGCGTGGGCATGGTCAGCCCGGACATGAGCCATCTGACGGCCGTGCTCGACAAATGCGAGCGGCACGTCGCGGCGCGCCCGGAGCTAGAGTTGCTGGCAGTACGCCGCCGCGTCTTCGGACCCGAGGACTAG
- the rbfA gene encoding 30S ribosome-binding factor RbfA, with the protein MVDQARARRLAKRISEIVATAIEYEVKDPRLRFVTITDAKVTGDLREATVYYTVMGETIDAEPDYDAAAAGLAKAKGVLRSKVGAGTGVKFTPSLAFVLDKVPDAAREMEELLARARAADAEVARVAAEARHAGEPDPYKTDRDDAE; encoded by the coding sequence GTGGTGGATCAAGCCAGGGCACGCCGACTCGCGAAGCGGATTTCGGAGATCGTGGCCACCGCCATCGAGTACGAAGTGAAGGATCCGCGGCTGCGTTTCGTGACGATCACCGACGCGAAGGTCACCGGTGATCTGCGCGAGGCGACCGTGTACTACACGGTCATGGGCGAGACCATCGACGCCGAACCCGATTACGACGCCGCGGCGGCCGGCTTGGCCAAGGCCAAGGGGGTGCTGCGGTCGAAGGTGGGCGCGGGCACCGGGGTGAAGTTCACCCCGTCGCTGGCGTTCGTGTTGGACAAGGTGCCCGACGCCGCGCGGGAGATGGAGGAGCTGTTGGCCAGGGCGCGCGCCGCGGACGCCGAGGTGGCGCGCGTGGCCGCGGAGGCCAGGCACGCGGGCGAGCCGGACCCGTACAAGACCGATCGCGACGACGCCGAGTGA
- a CDS encoding DHH family phosphoesterase — MTTSGPGVGADSAAAQASSDGSPDMVGAALRAAVTALAAAGSVTVVSHVQPDADTVGSALALATVLRRRGVAVRAAFAEPAELPASMATLPGADLLVPPAEVPDTADVLVAVDCASASRMGALADRLAGAATTVVIDHHRSNTRFGAINVVDPGAESTAGLVARLLDVWGEPIDAPVAHCLYAGLVTDTGSFRWVRPGTHELAERLLATGIDGPEIARALLDTHPFAWLPMLARVLSTARLEPGVRGGVGLAYAFVHRADLTDVRSEEVESVIDIVRTTAEAGIAAVFKESRAQSGRWTVSLRSRDSGPGADDGVDVAAVATALGGGGHRYAAGYTAEGSPEEIVGALVRALG; from the coding sequence ATGACGACCAGCGGTCCCGGCGTCGGAGCGGATTCCGCTGCGGCGCAAGCCTCTTCGGACGGTTCGCCGGACATGGTCGGCGCGGCGCTGCGTGCCGCCGTCACCGCGCTGGCGGCGGCGGGCTCGGTCACCGTGGTCAGTCACGTGCAGCCCGACGCCGACACCGTCGGCAGCGCGCTGGCACTGGCGACGGTGCTGCGCAGGCGCGGCGTGGCCGTGCGGGCGGCGTTCGCCGAGCCCGCCGAACTCCCCGCCAGCATGGCGACCCTGCCCGGCGCCGACCTGCTGGTGCCGCCCGCCGAGGTGCCGGACACCGCCGATGTGCTCGTCGCGGTGGACTGCGCCAGCGCGAGCCGGATGGGTGCGCTCGCCGACCGGCTCGCGGGCGCGGCGACCACCGTGGTGATCGATCACCACCGGTCCAACACCCGCTTCGGTGCGATCAACGTCGTCGACCCCGGCGCCGAGTCGACCGCGGGACTCGTCGCGCGGTTGCTCGACGTGTGGGGTGAGCCGATCGACGCCCCCGTCGCGCACTGTCTCTACGCCGGGCTGGTCACCGACACCGGCTCGTTCCGCTGGGTCCGCCCCGGCACCCACGAGCTGGCCGAACGGCTGCTCGCGACCGGGATCGACGGCCCCGAGATCGCTCGCGCACTGCTCGACACCCACCCCTTCGCCTGGCTGCCGATGCTGGCCAGGGTGCTGTCCACCGCGCGCCTGGAACCGGGCGTGCGCGGCGGGGTCGGGCTCGCGTACGCGTTCGTGCACCGGGCCGATCTCACCGACGTGCGTTCGGAGGAGGTGGAGAGCGTCATCGACATCGTCCGCACCACCGCCGAGGCGGGCATCGCCGCGGTCTTCAAGGAGTCGCGCGCACAGTCGGGCCGGTGGACGGTGTCGCTGCGCTCCCGGGATTCGGGGCCGGGCGCCGACGACGGCGTCGACGTCGCCGCGGTGGCCACCGCGCTCGGCGGTGGCGGGCACCGGTACGCCGCCGGGTACACCGCCGAGGGCAGCCCCGAGGAGATCGTCGGGGCGCTGGTGCGGGCGCTCGGGTGA
- a CDS encoding MATE family efflux transporter encodes MSADPAAAGPRRILGLALPTLGVLVAEPLYLLFDLAVVGRLGALALAGLAVGGLILAQVSTQLTFLSYGTTARSARRHGAGDRPGAVAEGVQATWLAVAVGGLILVVMQAAAGPVTAAISGGGDIAAEALPWLRIALFGVPLILIAMAGNGWLRGVQDTRRPLVFVVCGLGLSAVLCPVLVHGLLGAPRLELAGSAVANVAGQTVTAALFVTAVVRERVPLTPHWSVMRAQLVLGRDLILRSLSFQACFVSAAAVAARFGAASVAAHQLVLQLWSFLALTLDALAIAAQTLVGAALGGGDATGARRLAGRITRWSELFALALAAVFAAGYTVIPALFTTDAAVLERTQVAWWFFVALIPVAGVVFALDGVLLGAGDAAFLRTATLAAALLGFLPAIWLSLAFDWGIAGIWSGLAAFMVLRLAAVSRRTMSGKWATVGSEVPHGAAVAAE; translated from the coding sequence GTGAGCGCGGACCCGGCCGCCGCGGGACCCCGGCGCATCCTGGGTCTGGCCCTGCCCACGCTGGGCGTGCTCGTCGCCGAGCCGCTGTATCTGCTGTTCGATCTGGCCGTGGTGGGCAGGCTGGGCGCGCTGGCGCTGGCCGGGCTCGCGGTCGGCGGGCTGATCCTGGCGCAGGTGAGCACGCAGCTGACCTTCCTCTCCTACGGCACCACCGCCCGCTCGGCGCGGCGGCACGGCGCCGGTGACCGGCCCGGCGCGGTGGCCGAGGGCGTCCAGGCCACCTGGCTGGCCGTCGCGGTCGGCGGACTGATCCTGGTGGTGATGCAGGCCGCGGCCGGGCCGGTCACCGCCGCCATTTCCGGTGGTGGCGACATCGCCGCCGAGGCGCTGCCGTGGCTGCGGATCGCCTTGTTCGGCGTGCCGTTGATCCTCATCGCGATGGCGGGCAACGGCTGGCTGCGCGGGGTGCAGGACACCCGGCGGCCGCTGGTGTTCGTGGTGTGCGGGCTCGGGCTGTCCGCGGTGCTGTGCCCGGTACTGGTCCACGGGCTGCTCGGCGCACCGCGTCTGGAACTGGCGGGTTCGGCGGTGGCCAATGTCGCGGGGCAGACGGTGACGGCGGCCCTGTTCGTCACGGCGGTGGTGCGGGAACGGGTGCCGCTCACCCCGCACTGGTCGGTGATGCGCGCGCAACTCGTGCTCGGGCGGGACCTGATCCTGCGCAGCCTGTCCTTCCAGGCGTGCTTCGTCTCCGCGGCGGCGGTGGCGGCCCGCTTCGGCGCGGCCTCGGTGGCCGCCCACCAACTGGTGCTGCAACTGTGGAGCTTCCTCGCGCTGACCCTCGACGCGCTGGCCATCGCGGCCCAGACCCTGGTCGGCGCGGCGCTGGGCGGCGGTGACGCCACGGGCGCGCGCCGGCTGGCCGGGCGCATCACGCGGTGGTCGGAGCTGTTCGCGCTGGCGCTGGCGGCGGTGTTCGCCGCGGGCTACACGGTGATCCCGGCCCTGTTCACCACCGATGCGGCGGTGCTGGAGCGCACCCAGGTGGCGTGGTGGTTCTTCGTCGCGCTGATCCCGGTCGCGGGTGTCGTGTTCGCCCTCGACGGGGTGCTGCTCGGCGCGGGCGACGCCGCCTTCCTACGCACGGCCACGCTCGCGGCGGCGCTGCTGGGCTTCCTGCCCGCGATCTGGTTGTCGCTGGCCTTCGACTGGGGGATCGCCGGGATCTGGTCCGGGCTGGCCGCGTTCATGGTGTTGCGGCTGGCGGCGGTGAGCCGGCGGACGATGTCGGGGAAGTGGGCGACGGTCGGCAGCGAGGTGCCCCACGGCGCCGCCGTGGCCGCCGAGTAG
- a CDS encoding nucleotidyltransferase domain-containing protein, protein MTDEQFRDHVAERLAALPGVLAVTLGGSRAQGTARPDSDWDFGIYYRGDFRPEHLRAIGWPGEVSELGAWGGGVFNGGAWLTVEGRHVDVHYRDLDVVERELERARAGHFHWEPLMFHLAGIPSYLLPAELAVNQVLSGELPRPDYPPALRESAPPIWRDRAALTLRYARGAYLPRAQVTEFAAALATAAMYTAHAILAERGEWVTNEKRLLARAGLRDIDAVVAELRPQPGVLGHALARAETLLGIGS, encoded by the coding sequence ATGACCGACGAACAATTCCGTGATCACGTCGCCGAGCGCCTGGCCGCGCTGCCCGGTGTGCTGGCGGTGACCCTGGGCGGTTCCCGCGCCCAGGGCACCGCTCGCCCGGACAGCGACTGGGACTTCGGCATCTACTACCGCGGCGACTTCCGCCCCGAGCACCTGCGGGCGATCGGCTGGCCCGGCGAGGTCTCCGAGCTCGGCGCCTGGGGCGGTGGCGTCTTCAACGGGGGCGCCTGGCTCACCGTCGAGGGCCGCCACGTGGACGTGCACTACCGCGACCTCGACGTGGTCGAGCGCGAACTCGAGCGGGCCCGGGCCGGGCACTTCCACTGGGAGCCGCTGATGTTCCATCTCGCGGGCATTCCGAGCTACCTGCTGCCGGCCGAACTCGCCGTCAACCAGGTCCTGTCCGGCGAGCTGCCGCGCCCGGACTACCCGCCCGCGCTGCGCGAATCCGCGCCGCCGATCTGGCGGGACCGGGCTGCGCTCACCCTGCGGTACGCGCGCGGCGCCTACCTCCCGCGCGCCCAGGTCACCGAATTCGCGGCCGCGCTCGCCACCGCCGCGATGTACACCGCGCACGCGATCCTGGCCGAACGCGGGGAGTGGGTGACCAACGAGAAGCGGCTGCTGGCGCGGGCCGGCCTGCGCGACATCGACGCCGTCGTCGCGGAACTGCGACCGCAACCCGGGGTGCTCGGCCACGCGCTGGCCCGGGCCGAAACCCTGCTCGGTATCGGCTCCTGA
- a CDS encoding cupin-like domain-containing protein: MTDKGYDERPLTLAPILGAGFALWLARSVRDRVRPRTGGTPGRVVPDHENLELAEVFDSKTPVVIRDVATAWPVFEDYQPQRLREKYRTEKVYALTSTTNVFTQETSPVELLEYGDVMDAVFDTPRPDKKYHSRAAANPKPLAEQLPATVGGRTQSTAASSVWMGQSGNLTPLHNDPWHGLLIQLHGRKRVRLFPPNEYHNVYGIVPRRVNDPYTRLPDQFDPDTADYPRLRRATSYDVVLDAGDVLYIPMFWWHQVESLDASISYVARYNPKYFEFMRAAFFPMAMRGLLRIVAGVTGRFRRAA, translated from the coding sequence ATGACGGACAAAGGGTACGACGAACGGCCGTTGACCTTGGCGCCGATCCTCGGCGCCGGATTCGCGCTGTGGCTGGCTCGCAGCGTGCGCGACCGGGTGCGGCCCCGCACCGGCGGCACCCCCGGCCGGGTGGTACCCGACCACGAGAACCTGGAACTGGCCGAGGTTTTCGATAGCAAGACGCCGGTGGTGATCCGCGACGTCGCCACCGCGTGGCCGGTGTTCGAGGACTACCAGCCGCAGCGGCTGCGCGAGAAGTACCGCACCGAGAAGGTCTACGCGCTCACCAGCACCACCAACGTCTTCACCCAGGAGACCTCGCCGGTGGAACTGCTCGAGTACGGCGACGTGATGGACGCGGTATTCGACACGCCGCGCCCGGACAAGAAGTACCACTCGCGCGCGGCGGCCAATCCGAAGCCGCTGGCCGAGCAGCTGCCCGCGACCGTCGGCGGGCGCACCCAGAGCACGGCCGCCAGCAGCGTGTGGATGGGCCAGTCCGGCAACCTGACTCCGCTGCACAACGACCCCTGGCACGGTCTGCTGATCCAGTTGCACGGGCGCAAGCGGGTGCGGCTGTTCCCGCCGAACGAGTACCACAACGTCTACGGCATCGTCCCGCGCAGGGTGAACGATCCCTACACCCGGCTGCCCGACCAGTTCGACCCCGACACCGCCGATTACCCGCGGCTGCGCCGGGCCACCAGCTACGACGTGGTGCTCGACGCCGGCGACGTGCTCTACATCCCGATGTTCTGGTGGCACCAGGTCGAATCGCTGGACGCCTCGATCTCGTATGTGGCGCGGTACAACCCGAAGTACTTCGAGTTCATGCGGGCGGCCTTCTTCCCGATGGCGATGCGCGGGCTGCTGCGGATCGTGGCGGGGGTGACCGGCCGGTTCCGGCGCGCGGCCTGA
- a CDS encoding permease: MMLEQSTVRRARFRVSSTHVLALLVVAGILWQAPLAAAVDAHARLRTGLTMFVGVFVQAVPFLVLGVLVSGLIAAFVSPLALRKILPRNETAAIGVGGLAGIALPGCECGVVPVARRLIDQGAPGSVALAFLLSAPAINPVVLVSTAVAFPGEPGMVAARFAGSLATALMMGLLWSRFGSAHWLLPTGRGASCAVGRTRAEVFAEAARHDFLQAAAFLVLGAATAAVLHVLVPPHWYEQLAGQILLAILVLAVLAVVLALCSEADAFVAASMSSLPLLPRLVFLVVGPAVDVKLFAMQAGTFGRRFALWFSPLTFVVALVCATLAGLAFLGGVR, from the coding sequence ATGATGCTCGAGCAGTCGACCGTGCGCCGCGCGCGGTTCCGGGTCTCCTCCACGCACGTTCTCGCCCTGCTCGTCGTCGCCGGGATCCTCTGGCAGGCGCCGCTGGCCGCGGCGGTGGACGCGCACGCGCGCCTGCGCACCGGGTTGACGATGTTCGTCGGGGTCTTCGTGCAGGCCGTGCCGTTCCTGGTTCTCGGCGTGCTCGTGAGCGGGCTGATCGCCGCGTTCGTGTCACCGCTGGCGTTGCGGAAGATCCTGCCGCGCAACGAGACCGCGGCCATCGGCGTGGGCGGGCTGGCCGGAATCGCGCTGCCCGGTTGTGAATGCGGCGTGGTGCCGGTGGCGCGCAGGCTGATCGACCAAGGGGCGCCGGGATCGGTGGCGCTGGCCTTCCTGCTGTCCGCGCCCGCGATCAATCCGGTCGTGCTGGTATCGACCGCGGTCGCCTTTCCCGGTGAGCCGGGGATGGTCGCCGCCCGGTTCGCGGGATCGCTGGCGACCGCGCTGATGATGGGTCTGCTGTGGTCGCGCTTCGGCAGCGCGCACTGGCTGCTGCCCACCGGACGCGGCGCGAGCTGCGCGGTGGGGCGGACGCGCGCGGAGGTGTTCGCCGAGGCCGCCCGGCACGATTTCCTGCAGGCCGCCGCGTTCCTCGTGCTCGGCGCGGCCACCGCCGCCGTCCTGCACGTGCTGGTGCCGCCGCACTGGTACGAGCAGCTGGCCGGGCAGATCCTGCTCGCGATCCTGGTGCTGGCGGTGCTCGCGGTGGTGCTGGCGTTGTGTTCGGAGGCCGACGCGTTCGTGGCGGCGAGCATGTCGTCGCTGCCGCTGCTGCCCAGGCTGGTGTTCCTCGTGGTCGGACCGGCGGTGGACGTCAAGCTGTTCGCCATGCAGGCGGGCACCTTCGGCCGCCGGTTCGCACTGTGGTTCTCCCCGCTGACGTTCGTGGTCGCCCTCGTCTGCGCCACCCTGGCGGGCCTGGCGTTCCTCGGCGGTGTGCGATGA
- a CDS encoding TIGR03943 family putative permease subunit, producing MRRETQNLLLVLVGIAVLRIVFDDTYLRYVKAGLFPFLLISGLAVLALATAAIVRDVYRGGPGHGHDDAHAHGSGKVHWVLLVPAAALLLVTPPALGADAAVTSAPLRPRSLSAETESRVRPFPPLPDEPAPFVTITDLVNRANFDALGSLDAREVTVSGFVLHGRDGGLDLARVVISCCVADARYVRVHLAGVAEPLAEDTWLEVRGVVETGSARSDPELAPTLVVHGHRRIERPENSYEQVR from the coding sequence ATGAGACGGGAGACGCAGAACCTGCTGCTGGTGCTCGTCGGAATCGCGGTGTTGCGCATCGTCTTCGACGACACCTACCTGCGCTACGTCAAGGCCGGCCTGTTTCCGTTCCTGCTGATCTCCGGCCTCGCGGTGCTGGCGCTGGCCACCGCGGCGATCGTGCGGGACGTGTACCGGGGCGGACCCGGCCACGGGCACGATGACGCCCATGCGCACGGCAGCGGGAAGGTGCACTGGGTGCTGCTGGTGCCCGCGGCGGCGTTGCTGCTGGTCACCCCGCCCGCGCTGGGCGCCGACGCCGCGGTGACGAGCGCGCCGCTGCGTCCGCGGTCGCTGTCGGCGGAGACCGAATCGCGGGTCAGGCCGTTTCCGCCGCTGCCCGACGAGCCTGCGCCGTTCGTGACGATCACCGACCTGGTCAACCGGGCGAACTTCGACGCGCTCGGCTCGCTCGACGCCCGGGAGGTCACCGTCAGCGGGTTCGTGCTGCACGGCCGCGACGGCGGCCTGGATCTGGCCCGCGTGGTGATCAGCTGCTGTGTGGCCGACGCGCGCTACGTGCGCGTCCATCTCGCGGGCGTGGCCGAGCCGCTCGCCGAGGACACCTGGCTCGAGGTGCGGGGCGTGGTCGAAACCGGCAGTGCCCGAAGCGATCCCGAACTCGCGCCGACGCTCGTCGTGCACGGGCACCGGCGGATCGAGCGGCCGGAGAACTCCTACGAACAGGTGCGCTGA
- a CDS encoding nucleotide exchange factor GrpE, with product MTEPAQRADRPRDSSPDQGESAPATPQEATGAAEPGAAALAALAERVEDLSRVVARQAATLERMADEARARARRDRADLPLLTELFALHGDTVTCARTAESDRDRTAFTALAGRLERLLTGRGATLVTPGPDTPFDARTMEAADVVDVADPAADRTVEALLSPGLLVEDRSVRPAAVVVRRHRPTT from the coding sequence ATGACGGAACCGGCGCAGCGGGCCGACCGCCCCCGCGACAGCAGTCCCGACCAGGGCGAATCCGCCCCCGCGACACCGCAGGAGGCCACCGGCGCCGCCGAACCGGGCGCCGCGGCGCTCGCGGCGCTGGCCGAGCGGGTGGAGGATCTGTCCCGGGTGGTCGCCCGACAGGCCGCCACGCTGGAGCGCATGGCCGACGAGGCCAGGGCGCGGGCACGCCGCGATCGCGCGGACCTGCCGCTGCTGACCGAACTCTTCGCCCTGCACGGCGACACCGTGACCTGCGCCCGCACCGCCGAATCCGACCGCGACCGCACCGCCTTCACCGCACTCGCCGGCCGCCTCGAACGCCTGCTCACCGGTCGCGGCGCCACCCTGGTCACACCCGGACCGGACACGCCCTTCGACGCGCGCACGATGGAGGCCGCCGACGTCGTCGACGTCGCCGACCCGGCGGCCGACCGCACCGTCGAGGCGCTGCTCTCCCCCGGCCTGCTCGTCGAGGACCGCTCTGTGCGTCCGGCCGCCGTCGTCGTGCGCCGCCACCGGCCGACGACGTGA